The DNA region aaataagtgacgcgctcttatggctctacaaataagatcatgtcagatagttttgcggccttcgttgtgtaacatattattgcaggtgactgtactgaaCATTAGAAGCACTGGTTTgaagcggtaagagcgtgcgactttcaatccacaggtcgcgggttcaaaccccaactcgtaccaatgagtttttcggaatttaagtacgaaatatcagttggtatttaccagtcgctttcggtgaaggaaaacatcgtgaggaaaccgggctaatcctaataaggcctagtttcccctatGGGTTGGAAGGtaagatggcagtcgctttcgtaaaaactagtgcctacgtcaattcttgggattagttgtcaaacggaccatgagccatggcaaaatgccgggataacgcgaggaagaagagactgTACTGAACATTAAGCAGTAATTAGGTTCAAGCACTTTAgacgtagtactattatttattctgtgctttatgCAAAGTTACTGTAATACTTTGACACCATACACCGCCTACAAGTCTATTTGGAACTTGCGAAGTCGGTGGCGCTGATCGTCACAAACACAGgtaatcttatggaatgtccgacattagtactagcggcagccgcttgaactaattttactccataagattTAACGTAGAAATTCCGACAAAATGAGGGCAGCACCAGTCGTGCACATAGCGAATTCTTTTAAATATAACTGTGATGACATCATAATCCTCATACTGTCCATATGTGACGTAATTCAAGAAGCAGTCTAAGTGCAAAAACAAGTGAATGGGTATTTTATTGGATTAATAtgactacagatgtagtgcataattattttcctttatattttcacggaaatgtacgaacgtgtcttgctatttcagtcactatcggtacaaaaagtactgaggttgattgaagtagcatgacaaatacgaatgtttccgagaaaatacgatggaaaacaattatgcactaagtACATCTTTATCATACAGTaccataaatcatttattttttcgtgataaacttagtgtacatacaaaagtaacatgaTAAGGTTTAagacatacataattacattgtttaccacgaaatgggcttGCCTCAGCATAAGTGGACGCTAAGTGAGTAAGTATAAGtaaggtaagtaagtataaggcctgagtggacgctcggagcggagcgttcggcggggcgtgcagcgtggcgtcgggctcactagtgatttgagcagcgtgcactaaggccgctcctatacaTTTGCATTTGTTAACACGCACGCCGCATGCCCCGCCCGGCTGCACGCTCAACttgagcgtccactcaggccttacactaatGCTGACCCGATAGGACAATCATACCAAGTAAATTATATACCTTTTCATACATAGCGACGGCAGGTTTAGCCTGATCCATCAACCCCCTCATCTGCTCATACGCCTGTACAAGAGCTGTCTTAGCATTACGACTCTCTTGTACTTGTTTCCGGAGCTCTATGAGATTGTAACAGTGCTCGCAGAGACGAAGGCCTGTCTTCTCTGTCACCTCGTGTTCTGAGGGCACTAGGGGCACTGATGGGTCTATTATTGATCCTGAAATAAAGAGTACTTAGAGGTGAACTATAGTTCGTTATCATCGTCATcaatatttaagagctatgctcttgtcaGTGGAGTAATtgccactcttctttttgctgggccagccttttaactcccttgtacgacacgacagaaactctatcttttatttggctgagatatgtaGGCCTTCCTCTGCGTCTATTCCCCCCAATCTTGCCCTCCAAAAAATCTCGCCTTTTCTGGAGCTGGAGTGAGTGTGCGTTAAGCCTTACTGCCAAGTAAGCAGGATCAGAGTAATGAACTATAATACTTACTAGCTACATTAATATCTAGGAATGTGGAACAGTCATGGCACAGGATGGAGCCGCAGAGCCGGCAGTGGTGCTTGCGGCGCGTCAGGTTGAAGGCCTTAGCGCAGTTCGGGCACAGCTTCACCGATGAACCGTCTAACCATGGAACTACCTGAAATCAAATTTGTGCTATAGAGTACCGGCTGTAGGACATTTTTATATACTGGTTTGCATACTGGTATCCGGTAAATTAtaactaacaaaaaaaaaatttaaatttatgaatATTTCAGTAAAGTTTAGTGACTTATATTTGGcaccgtaaaattgtaaacactagtcagtttacaatctcgctagttaaattataaactgacggtTGGGAGATtacaatctaacctaacctacgttaGATTGTAAACTAACGGGTTCACAATCTTACAGTGTCATATTCGACCTGTTGTAAAGTGTCCGAGTTAATGGGGGACATTGTGTGTTTTTCAAGAATGTTACAAAAAGTAATTAAGTATGTTCACTAATTAACTGAGTCTGCTTAAAAGGCAAAATAACAACTTTAACAGTTTTAAGCAAGTTTTGCCAAAATTTATTTGTAATATAATTTAAGCTTAACAAGTACTaacttttaaaaaagtattaaacTTATTAATAATATGTTTCACCATACCTCCTATACGACTTGTTATTTAAAGTAAGGCAACTAATGTATGAAGTAAGCAATCTAAGCTCAGTTATTTTTCTATGCCTTAAtccaggggtctccaaactttttcgTTTTTTGCGCCGGTGGAAGGTGATGTTaaacccctggagcctggctcccccGGGACAGACAGTGGGCACTCGCTTTGAGTGTTGgtgggccggattggaacgcgtcgcgggccagatttggcccgcgggccggggtttggaggcCCCTGCCTTAACTAAACCAGGATTTAAACTTAACCATAACAATCTAAAAGTAGAATTCAATTAAACTGACCTCTTGTTCATGTTGTCTCCTCTGGTTGGGTTCAGTGGGCATGTTGCCCACCAATTTGTCTAACCTAATCAACAACTTGTTTGTCTCAGTCGCATATCTCTCCAATCTTGCCGACCTAACACCTTTGAAATAGTCAGTGGAGCTCCGAGACACCCCCACTGTCTGCTCCTCATTAGATTCATAATAGTCCTGGGAATTAAACTTTAAAGCACGATCAAACGTCTCCTGAATATCAGCATCGTCATtattaagtattatctttttcGCTTTCCCAAATATCTCTTTTAAAGACCTCAAAACATCCTGTTCTTCTTGGTGCAAACTCTCAAAGTGATTCGTAAGTTGCGAAGCGGTTTTCAAGTCGGCCTTGCAAATGGGACAGAGGAAACCCTCGAGGATCTCCTCGTCGTTTGCCGTCGCCATCGTTACGCACTGATTCCTACATGCACATGTTAAATAAACAATCAGTGCAGTTAATTTCTAGCGCAAAAAAGAAATCCTCCCATTCTAATTCACTGCTGATTAGTAAGCGTTTGATTATTGCAAAGCCATTTGTAGTGTAGTTAACATAGAGTATATTTACTAAGTAAACATCATCGCAGGAAACTTCTTATTATTCTATTTtccattattaattaatagaaCGAATTTTAACTTTAAATATGACTATACGGGtgcaataatttaataaaatgcaaTATCAAAACGCTTCAAATGTCAGTGAAACTATTTGAGGCAATGTTAAAAACGCTCTATTTATTCCACCCAATTTGGCTGAATAAATTTGTCTTAGCCCAAACTTAGAgatgattatttaaaaaaaacatgtacgGTAGGCAACAaagattttttccaaaatttttcaTCTAGCTTATTCACATTTTACGATACTTTGTGTGTACTGTACAggcttaccgcgaaccgcgAACGCCGAAGTTCACGccattaaggcgtaattagagtaagTGACCTACGTGACAGAGAAAGCTagatgcccgcaattttcgaatttcggtgttcgcggtaggccctcagaataTTAATGGAGGTTTTGGAGGGAAAATTAAACACTTAATTTACATAATAGATTTCATATATTCTGTTACAGTACTAAACAATCCCTTCAGCTGTTCAAGAGCATCTGCCGTCTCTGGCCAGTCTTGCTTCTCTGCCGCCCGTATAACGGCCTGGGCCGTTAGCCGCGCGGAAGACAGTTGCTGGTCGGCTTGCGCTTTTTCCTTATCTTCTGCCTCTTGTCTAGCTTGAAGACTGTATTCTAGAAGATTTTGCGCGAGGTCGATGACCTTTTTGCATGTTTCTGGACTGTTGGTCCAGCTCCCACtctgcaataaaaaaaatcataaatgtGTTATAAATGTGTGTGTTGTGGGTGTTCAAGAATCTcgggttgactggtagagaacgCCTTAAGGctttaagtccgccatttgtactcatTTTTATTGTGCAGTAAtgtttaaaagttaaaaaaagttaaacaaaaatcgaccttcttcttgtactaatatggttcactatggctatgagcttgtggtggtacttagtgacttttgcttgtcaccagaCGATATATAAGTAACTAAGTCACAAACTGcagccacattgcacgcagagaagatggccgatgaggtcgaaaagtgctcgagtggagaccacggactagcaagcgcagcgtaggacgtccacccacaagatggacagacgaccttgttaaggtcgccggaagacgctggatgcgggtcgcttccaaccgccacgtatggaggtccaagggggaggcctatgttcagcagtgaacgtcttatggctgagatgatgatgaagtcaCAAACTGACCTGTAGACTCTATAGGCCTTCAGCAACCTTTGTGCCTGCAGCAGTCTGGTGGGGCTCAGGTCGGCGTATAGCTGCCAGATCTCCGGCTTGTTCTGGTGTATTGATGTTATGCGGCCGAATAGCTCTAGTATAACTATGATAATTCATCAGGTGGCAAGCAAAAGTCACTTATTACTAAAAATAagttaaacaaaaatcgaccttcttttgGTACTAacatggttcactatggctatgagcttgtggtggtacttagtgacttttgcttgtcatccgACGATATATAAGTAACT from Cydia fagiglandana chromosome 6, ilCydFagi1.1, whole genome shotgun sequence includes:
- the LOC134665368 gene encoding rabenosyn-5, translated to MATANDEEILEGFLCPICKADLKTASQLTNHFESLHQEEQDVLRSLKEIFGKAKKIILNNDDADIQETFDRALKFNSQDYYESNEEQTVGVSRSSTDYFKGVRSARLERYATETNKLLIRLDKLVGNMPTEPNQRRQHEQEVVPWLDGSSVKLCPNCAKAFNLTRRKHHCRLCGSILCHDCSTFLDINVARSIIDPSVPLVPSEHEVTEKTGLRLCEHCYNLIELRKQVQESRNAKTALVQAYEQMRGLMDQAKPAVAMYEKMCQSLFDGESTYNLSDVNAMRGRIGKLAEGVDALSKHIAAFPAEPGTRQAKLYASIRQAATSYIKEELLSLRKLPTEAQIEEVRRQRYERAERQIQKERERMEQEGALAAAAGPSQPDVQHHDENNPILEQMNIIRGYIKEARRELRFEEVAMLEANLKELKKEYQLQMLSNRP